The following DNA comes from Halobacillus litoralis.
GATGCCCATGAAGACGAAGAAGCCTCAATTTTGTACACATCTGGAACGACCGGTGATCCTAAAGGGGTCGTTTTCACGCACAAAAACATTTTGACTGTTTCTTCTATGATGGCAGTAGAACTGGAAATGAAACCATCTAGCCGGATGCTTCACATCATGCCGCTGTGTCATTCCGCACCGTTGCACTTGTTTTTAGCAGGAGGAACATTTGTCGGAGCTACCCACATCCTTGCTCCTACATTCACTCCTGATTTAATGCTCGACCTTGTAGCTAAAGAAAGGGTGTCACACTTTTTCGGTGCACCTGTCGCTTACTTGATGGCAGCTAAACATCCGAAAGTGACAGAAACGGACTTAAGCTGGGTGAAATATTGGACATACGGTGGGGCTCCCCTATCGAAAACAGAAGTAGAGTTTGTAAGGGAACAATTTAATACAGATAGTCTTTGCTGTTTATATGGCCTGACGGAAGCAGGGCCAAGTGGCACCTTGCTACTTCCTGAGGAACATGATGAGAAGGCAGGAAGTGTGGGGAAACGTGCCGCCCTCCATTGTGAATTCTGCGTTATTGATGAGCAAGGCAGTGAGGTGGTGTCAGGTCGCACAGGTGAAATCGCCCTTAAAGGGGAAGGGATCATGAAAAGCTATTATAAGGATGAGAAAAGGACAGAGGACACGTTCATGGGTGACTGGCTTTTGACTGGCGATATGGGGCTGGTGGATGAGGACGGTTATCTTTGGGTGATCGACAGGAAAAAAGACATGGTCATATCGGGCGGTGTCAATGTTTACCCGCGCGAAATCGAAACAGCGCTGTTACAACACCCTCATATTGAAGACGCTGCTGTAATTGGCGTTCCTCATCCAGATTGGGGCGAAACGGTTAAAGCCTTTGTCATTCAAAATGGACAAATTTCAGATATTGAAAAAGAATGTCGCTCCTATTTAGAGACACAATTGGCAGATTATAAGATTCCCAAGCTTTACGAGGAACTGGATGAACTTCCTCGAAATGCGACAGGGAAGCTTTTGAAACATCATTTGCGGAATCAAGCCCGTCAAGTATAGGAGGAGAAGTATGAACTTTTACGTAAGAGATCAGAACCTTCAAGAGCTCCTTAAGGATAAATGGAATGCACCATTCGCTGAATGGGCAGATTCAAAACTCTCTCAATTCGGAGCGAAGTGTGCGAGTGACATTGATGAACGGGCTGCACACACAGATCGTGAAGGTCAGCCCAGATTGATCAAATATGACAAAATGGGTGATGACATTTCCGAAGTCTGGCTGAATGAGGGGTATAAGCAAACGATAAAAGAGACCTATGGCGCCGGAATTGTCGGCTATCTTCATAAAGAAATTCCAGAATTAGGCCGAAAAGGGGATTATACGTATTCTTTCGCTCAAGGTTATCTGCTGTCTCAAGCAGAGCCTGGTTTCTATTGCCCGGTGACGCTGACGATGGCGACAGCTTACTTGATCGACCATTATGCGAGTGAAGAACTAAAAGAAGCGTTCCTTCCTCACGTTCTATCAACTGGAGAGGTAGAGCTCTTTGAAGGGGCTACTTTTTTAACAGAACGACAAGGTGGTTCTGATGTAGGAGCTAATGAAGTGAAAGCTGTGTACGAAAACGGTCACCATCGCTTGTATGGAGAGAAGTATTTCGCCAGTAATGCGGGGGCTTGCGGTGTCGCTATGGTACTGGCAAGAAAAGAAGGTGCTCCTGAAGGGACCAAGGGGCTCAGTCTTTTTCTAGTGCCATGGAGGAATAAAGATGAAAGTTTGAACGGCATCCAGATCCGCCGCTTGAAAGACAAACTGGGCGTCCGGGCCGTTCCTTCAGCAGAAGTTGAGTTTCACGGTGCGAAGGCTTACCTCGTTGGAGAAGCAGATCGCGGATTTTATTACATGATGGAAGCATTGAATTTATCCAGGGTATGTAATGCAGTCGCATCGATCGGTATCATGAGGCGCTCGTTGAATGAAGCGGTCGATTATGCAGCAAAAAGGAATGCTTTTGGAAAAGCGCTGATTCAATATCCGATGGTGAAAGATACGCTGGTGAAAATGACGGTCAAACAGGAAGTGGAAACACGGGTGGTCTTCGATTTAGTCGATCATTTTGAGCAGGTGGCACGGTCCCCGGACCAAGCGACTTCATCTGAGCAAGTCTTGAACAGGCTGCGAATTGCGATCATGAAAAAAGAAACAGCCGAACAAGCGGTGAATTTCACTCATGAAGCCATTGAATTGCATGGAGGAAACGGTTATATCGAAGACTTCGTTACCCCAAGGTTACTTAGGGATGCACAAGTTCTGACTGTGTGGGAGGGAACAGCAAACATCCTCGGGTTAGAGGTGCTGCGCCTTTTGAACAAATTCCAGGCTCATGATCTTTTTACAAATAGCATGATGGAAAGACTTGATCGTGTGAATATCTTGAGTGAAGAGGTATCACTGGTTGTGAAGGCTCTCCATGAATTTACGTCTTACGCTCAAGACGTCTTGGCGATGACTCAAGATGCCCAAACTTATTATAGTAAAACCCTGGCAGAAAAGATGACAAAGATTTATGAAGCGACAGTTGCTTTAGAAATGGGAGGCAAAGGGGACAGGAATCAAAAAGTGGCAGAACTGTTTGTGAGGCAATTGTTTACAGAAGAAGCTCCTTCAGAAAAGCCGCTCGCTCTTTCTTATGCGGACGATATATTAA
Coding sequences within:
- a CDS encoding class I adenylate-forming enzyme family protein: MNLSELLAYQSRKYPEKEGIVTLEERLTYREWNDKVNQFARALSRLGVQAGEKVIIHMPNTKEFVISYFAVHRLGAIAVPVNARLVANEVSYIYDHSDATVFLTHDLLFDQGSQLAAEKYGTFVKTGAPKQPWHSFSEILEKEVATELVNDAHEDEEASILYTSGTTGDPKGVVFTHKNILTVSSMMAVELEMKPSSRMLHIMPLCHSAPLHLFLAGGTFVGATHILAPTFTPDLMLDLVAKERVSHFFGAPVAYLMAAKHPKVTETDLSWVKYWTYGGAPLSKTEVEFVREQFNTDSLCCLYGLTEAGPSGTLLLPEEHDEKAGSVGKRAALHCEFCVIDEQGSEVVSGRTGEIALKGEGIMKSYYKDEKRTEDTFMGDWLLTGDMGLVDEDGYLWVIDRKKDMVISGGVNVYPREIETALLQHPHIEDAAVIGVPHPDWGETVKAFVIQNGQISDIEKECRSYLETQLADYKIPKLYEELDELPRNATGKLLKHHLRNQARQV
- a CDS encoding acyl-CoA dehydrogenase family protein; this encodes MNFYVRDQNLQELLKDKWNAPFAEWADSKLSQFGAKCASDIDERAAHTDREGQPRLIKYDKMGDDISEVWLNEGYKQTIKETYGAGIVGYLHKEIPELGRKGDYTYSFAQGYLLSQAEPGFYCPVTLTMATAYLIDHYASEELKEAFLPHVLSTGEVELFEGATFLTERQGGSDVGANEVKAVYENGHHRLYGEKYFASNAGACGVAMVLARKEGAPEGTKGLSLFLVPWRNKDESLNGIQIRRLKDKLGVRAVPSAEVEFHGAKAYLVGEADRGFYYMMEALNLSRVCNAVASIGIMRRSLNEAVDYAAKRNAFGKALIQYPMVKDTLVKMTVKQEVETRVVFDLVDHFEQVARSPDQATSSEQVLNRLRIAIMKKETAEQAVNFTHEAIELHGGNGYIEDFVTPRLLRDAQVLTVWEGTANILGLEVLRLLNKFQAHDLFTNSMMERLDRVNILSEEVSLVVKALHEFTSYAQDVLAMTQDAQTYYSKTLAEKMTKIYEATVALEMGGKGDRNQKVAELFVRQLFTEEAPSEKPLALSYADDILNESKVTT